The Streptococcus marmotae genome contains the following window.
CATACAATTGCAGAGTTGGTTGACATCAAAAACCAAGATCCGCTACGTGGGCGTGACCACCGTTCACCACTTGAAATCATTCAGTTAGGAGACATTGAAAAGCTCATGATGAATCAGCAGGGTTATCAGCCAGATACCGTTTTAGAAGCTGGGCAAAAGGCTGAACTACGAGGCAATTCCAATATCTCAACAGGTGGTGACTCGATTGATGTGACAGAGCAAATGGACGAGAGCTACAAACAGCTAGCAGCTGATATGGCTACAGCTATCGGCGCTTGGGTATGCGGTGTTGACTTGATTATTCCAGACTCAACCCTCGCCTCTACTAAAGACGAGCCCAACTGTACCTGTATTGAACTCAATTTCAATCCGTCCATGTATATGCACACCTACTGCTACGACGGACCGGGGCAAGAACTAACACCCAAGATTATCGCAAAATTATTTCCTGAGATAATTTCATAAGACTGAAGTAGTTTTCAGTCTTTTTTATATTCTCCTAAACCCCACCGACTGGCATTTTATCGCTCTTATGCTATAATAATTCTTATGGACAAAATGATTAAAACAATTTCAGAAAATGGGCACTTTCGTGCCTTTGTATTAGATAGCACAGAAACGGTTCAAACTGCTCAAGAAAAACATGATACCATGGCTTCGTCAACTGTCGCCTTGGGGCGTACCTTGATTGCCAATCAGATGCTGGCCGCAAATGAAAAGGGCAATACTAAAATGACCCTTAAAATCCTTGGAAACAGCTCTCTTGGCGCCATTATCAGCGTGGCAGATACAAATGGTCATGTCAAGGGATATATTCAAAACCCAGACATTGACTTGAAAAAAACAGCGACGGGCGAAGTCATCGTAGGGCCGCTTGTGGGCCAAGGACAATTTTTAGTGATTACCGACTATGGTATGGGACATCCCTACCACTCGATGACACCGCTAATTTCAGGAGAAATTGGTGAAGATTTTGCCTATTTTTTGACTGAAAGTCAACAAACACCGTCAGCAGTTGGGCTCAATGTCTTACTTGATGAAGAAGACAAGGTCAAGGTGGCAGGTGGTTTTCTAGTTCAAGTCTTACCAGATGCCACAGAAGTAGAAATTGCACAATTTGAACAACGGATTCAGCATATGCCTGCTATTTCTAGCCTGCTTGAGTCTGACAATCATATCGAGGCTCTGCTGGAAGCTATTTACGGTGAGCAACCTTTTAAACGCTTATCCGAAGACACACTCAGCTTTAGCTGTGATTGCTCAAAAGAACGCTTCTTACAGGCTCTTGCTAGCCTCCCAAAAACAGATTTAATAGAAATGAAAGAAGAAGACAAGGGAGCAGCCATTACCTGTCAATTCTGCCAGACCCATTACCAATTTGACGAACATGACTTGGAGGAACTCATCAATGACTAATCTCAACACCCCTTTTATGATTGGAAATGTCGAAATCCCCAATCGTACAGTCCTAGCTCCCATGGCTGGTGTTACTAATTCCGCCTTTCGTACCATTGCAAAAGAAATGGGGGCAGGACTGGTTGTCATGGAAATGATTTCTGAAAAAGGACTGCTTTATAATAACGAAAAGACCCTGCATATGTTGCACATCGAAGAAAACGAAGCTCCAATGTCTATCCAACTCTTCGGTGGAGATGCTGACGGATTATCACGCGCTGCGGAATTTATCCAAAAAAATACCAAGGCCAACATTGTCGACATCAATATGGGCTGCCCCGTGAACAAGGTCATCAAAAATGAAGCAGGTGCCAAATGGCTCAAAGACCCTGATAAAATTTACCATATTATCAAGCAAGTAACCTCTGTCCTTGACATTCCCTTAACCGTCAAAATGCGGACTGGTTGGGCTGATTCTGGCCTAGCTATTGAAAATGCCCTCGCTGCAGAAAGTGCTGGAGTGGCTGCTCTTGCCATGCACGGTCGCACTCGGGAACAAATGTATACTGGAACCGTTGACCTTGAAACCCTCAGCAATGTCGCAAAGGCCCTCACCAAAATCCCATTCATCGCAAATGGAGATATTCGAACTGTCCAAGATGCTCGCCAACGGATTGAAGAAGTTGGTGCAGATGCTGTTATGGTCGGACGAACGGCTATGGGAAATCCTTACATCTTTGAACAAATCAATCATTATCTCGAGACAGGGGAAATCTTGCCCGATTTGAGTTTTGAAGATAAGCTCAAGATTGCCTTTGAACACCTTACTCGCTTGGTCAACCTCAAGGGAGAGAACATTGCCGTCCGTGAATTCCGTGGGTTAGCTCCTCATTATCTACGCGGAACAGCTGGTGCCGCTAAAATCCGTGGTACCGTTGCCCGTGCCGAAACTGTTGCAGAAGTTGAAGCACTCTTTAACCAAGCACGTGAAGCCTATAAAAAATAAAATAACAGACAGAAGGTTTGATTCACAGAAATCAACTTCTCCTTATTCCTAGATTTTGGACAGCTGGACTTGTATCCAGCTTTTTATATGCACTCTGTAGAATCTGTGGTTGATATTCCTAAAAATTACACAAATGACTAAAAGCTTGAAGTCGCTAACATAAAAGCAGCTGAATCCTTTGACCCAACTGCTTATGTTGCCTTATCGGCTACTATCGAATTTCAATTCGCCAGCTTTTACACCAATTTTTAGTGTACTGCCGCTCTGTAATTCCCCACGTAGCAACATTTCTGCTAGTGGATCTTCGACTTTCTTTTGGATGACACGACGGAGTGGTCGCGCGCCCATTTCTCTATCATAACCTTCTTTTGCTAGTAATTTTAGCGCAGAAGGTTGAATCTTAAACTGAATACCTTTTTCATCCATCACCGCTTGAAGGGGCTGAATCATCACTTTCACCACTTCTTGCATATCGTGATCACTCAGACTATGGAAGACAATCTTCTCATCAATTCGGTTGATAAATTCTGGTCGGTACGCTTTTTTCAACTCTTCAAAAATACGTTTTTCAACGTGCTCTTGACTCTGAGACAAATCAAGTGCCCCAAAACCAACTGTCTTATCATCACGCAAAGCTGTTGCCCCAAGGTTAGATGTCATAATGATGAGGGTATTCGAAAAATCAACCTTTCGTCCCTTACTATCTGTCAAGACACCATCATCTAATACCTGCAGCAAAAGATTAAAGGTGTCTGGATGTGCTTTTTCAACCTCATCAAATAACAGAACGGCATAAGGTTTGTTGCGGACTTTTTCGGTTAGCTCACCACCTTCTTCGTAGCCAACGTAACCAGGAGGAGCACCATTTAAGCGACTAGCCGCAAATTTTTCCATATACTCACTCATATCAAAACGAATGAGAGCCGATTCGTCGTCGAATAATACTTCAGCCAAAGCCTTTGCCAACTCTGTTTTTCCGACCCCCGTAGGTCCTAAGAACATAAAGGAACCAATAGGGCGCTTGCCTGTCCGAATACCAGATTGATTGCGTCGAATCGCCCGACTAACTGCAGAAATAGCAGCATCTTGGCCAATCACACGCTTGTGCAATTCAGCTTCTAAATTCAAATATTTTTTCACATCTGTCTGACTCAACTTTGCAACTGGAATACCAGATAAGCGACTAAGGGTTAACAAGACATCTTCTTCTGTCACTTGGGCATCTCCCAGTATTTCTCGGTTTTCTTCCTCCAATTCCTTAACTAACAGTTGACTGACTGTCTTGTGTTTTCCATCCATCAATGCCTGATCAGCCGCAGACAATTCAGACTGTTTGCCGCTAACTTTTTGCTGATTTTGCACCGTTGCACTCGCTTCATCAAGCAAATCAATCGCTGAGTCTGGCAAATTTTTGCTAGTCAAGTACCGTTTAGCAAACAGCACAGCCGTACGAACAGCTTCCTCTGTAATCTGAATGTTATGGTGGCGTTCATAAGCCTGTTTTAAGCCTTGTAAAATAGCAATGCTATCTGCCACACTTGGTTCATCTACTGTCACCTTCGCAAATCGACGAGACAGGGCTGCATCTTTTTCAATATGCTTTTGGTATTCATCTTGGGTCGTTGCACCAACTGTTCGCAAGGTTCCCCGTGCAAGAGCTGGTTTTAGAATATTGGCTGCATCTAAGGTCGAATCAATTCCGCTACCTGACCCCATAATCGTATGTAGCTCATCAATAAAGAGGATAACATTCCCATCTTCTTCAATATCGTTGATGATATTGTTCATCCGTTCCTCAAAATCACCACGAAAACGTGTTCCTGCAATCACATTCATCAAGTCCAATTCCAAGACCCGCATTTTGCTTAGACTAGCTGGCACTGCTCCATCTGCCACTCGCTGCGCCAACCCCGATGCCAAAGCTGTTTTCCCAACCCCTGCTTCTCCTACTAAGACAGGATTATTCTTGGTCTTACGAGACAGGACTTGAATCATTCGAGAAATTTCTGATTCCCGACCAATGACTGGCTCAATCTGTCCTGCACGAGCTAAGGAAGTCAAATCTCGTGTATAGTCTTCTAAACCACCCGTCTGCGGTGCTGGCGGCATGCCCATCATATTGGCCATAGTTGGACGATTCGCACGACCACCTTTCATCATACTACGAATGGCTTTTAAATCTTCCTTTGAAAATCCAGCCTTTGCCTCCAAATTTTTCCGCAAATCGATAAAGCGAATCTTGTCATCCGAATCCTCAAAATGAAAACCAGCCCTATCCAAAATCTGTGAGGCAACTGAGCGTTTATCAAGCAAAATCGCCATGAAGATATGCTCGGTTCCTACCTGCTTAGCCTTTACAACTTCCGCAATCTTATGGGCAAACTGAACCACCTCACCTAAGCGTTTTGATGTTCGCAACAAGGTAAACTCTTCTAGTTCTTCACGATAGCTACGCTCTGTTACCAAGCGAGTCGCTTGCTCATAGTCTGCAACATCCGCAGGGTATTCTGCCAAAACAGCTCCTGCAATCGTATCTGGATTAATGACAAAAGCCAATAATAGATGCCAAGTTTCTAAGTAGTCACACATGTAGCGTTGTCCAATGAACTGTGCATCCTCATAGGCACGTTGTAATCCTTTTGAAAATTCCATCCTAATCCTCTTTCCTATCCAATCGTTGTAGCAGTTGTCGTAGCATCCTTGCACGAATAGGAGCCGCATCTATTCCTAATACTTCATCACTACCAATTGACAACAAGAGATTGCCTTCTCGCTCCGTCATCAACTGCTCTTCAAATAACAGCTGTAAAATATCCGCAAAAACAGTCCCAGATACTTCTTTCCCCATATTATGTAGCAAATCGTGAACTAACTCATGCTTGTCTGAGAAAGTAACACGACCAATCCGGATGTAACCACCGCCACCACGCTTACTTTCGACAATATAGCCACGACTAGCCGTAAAGCGTGTCTTAATCACATAATTAATCTGACTTGGTACGACTTCAAACCGACTGGCCAATTCACTCCTACGCAACTCCGCCACACTTACTTGTTCCAAAATCGCCTTGATATGCTCTTCAATATAATCAGATGTATTTTTCATCGCCATAGAATCCACCTCTTTCTCTGACTATCTTTGACTATCGTACCATTTTTACAAAATAAAATAAAGCAAAAGACTTAAAAAGGCTTTAAATCAACGTTTTAAGAAAATAGTTTGCAAAGTATTCTAAAGTAGATTGTAATTATTGGGGTAGTAAAAAAGGTAGTAAATTTTCACACAAAAAAGGGCTTAAAAAGCCCAATATCTAACGAGTTCAGCAGGCAAGACTAGCGTAGTTAATCGACTGCGCTTTTTTTGATTGCTGATAGGTCTATTATATCAGATTATACTTGCAAACGTGTTTCTAATGCTTTTGTTAGTACCTCAGAATAGTTCAACCCCTCACGGTCAGCGAGTCTAGTCAACCATTCGGGCACCGTGACATTCTTTCGAATCGCTTTATTATTCTTAATGAAAGGTGTTGGATCAGCTTGTATCATTGTGACAAAGCCATCGGGGGCGCTCAAGTCTTCTATATTGCTCACTTTTGGCAATTCCAACCCCTCATCAATATAAAGAGCGATAGAACTTTCTAAAAACTCGCGGGCGTTATACATAGCTTCTTCTAGGTTGTCACCCCTAGTACCTCCGCCAAATTCTGGAAACTCCACCCAGTAGCCTGTATCTTCTTTATGAAAAATAGCTGGATAAGATTTCAACATTTTTTTTACCTCCAAAAATGAAAGAGAAGGGGCGCTATAATAGCCCCAAATCTTTCAGGATTTTCTTCTCTAGTCCTTTCCCTAAGTCCTTATTTCCATGGACTGGAATTGTAACTATTTTCGAACATCCTTCTTTTTTGAAATGGTGATGACTTCCATTAGTTCGGATTTCTTTCCACCCGTTGGCCTCTGCAAGTTTTACCATTTCTTTGCCTGTAAGTGGCATAGCGCTCTACCTCCTTACATTATTTATTATATGCGTATTATGCGTATTTGTCAAGTAGAAAACAAGATTTTTTTCTAAAAAGTTAATCAGTAAAAAGCCCCTAAAATCGCTTCTACGGGCTTTTAATCTCTATACGGTTAATTTATCGAACAAGCCAAAACAATAGCTAAAACCTAGCAAAATTTCAATCTAGTAACGTCTCAAGCACTCCATTTCTGTATTGCTTGGCAAAGGCAAGTAAAGCAAGGTTCTTTAAATTGTGATACTGCCTTTCTTTGATAGGCTCAAAAGGCCTGTACTTGCTTTTTATACTCTGGCGTACCTGTTCAATCGGCTTTCCTTCCAGATAGTTCAAAATGAGTACTTGGCGTTGTCTGATGTCGCTAATAGCGTTGATAGCTGACTTAATGGCGTTCAGCTCTTGCCGTGCTGTCTCTTGGTTCATCTCCAATCGCTCCACGGGTTGAAAGTCGTTGCCGTCTGCCTGTAAAATATAATCATCAGAATAGACCACGCTTCCATCCCTTGCGATTCTCTGCCACCGCCCGAACTCTTTTAGTTTTCGGTTGGCGTATATTCTAATTTGTTTTTTATCCATGCCTTCTCACGTCATCAAAGCTAGAACAGTCTATATAATTCTTTTTCGCTCTAGCAACGGCCTTTCTATGTTTTGCTAGTAAGTCCTTTTCTATCACTGCATACTTATCTAAAATAGCTAGCCAATTTTCAATATCAATCGCCCTTAATTTTCCACCTTCTAAAATGATATGATGATACAACTGTTTTTCAGGTTCCGACAACTCATCAAGCAACCGCTTGACTGTTTTATCTTCCAGGCTGGTAGCTTGTAACTGCTCAGCTAGTAAAACCCTTAAATGTCCTAAATGCCTAACCTGTTTCATCTTTTTTTCCCTCGTTTGTGATATAATATTAATGAACTTATTATTCACAAGGGTCAGCAATTGCTGGCTTTTTTGCGTCTAAAAATAACCCTGCCATGGCAAGGTCACCTCAATAATAAAAGCCGTTTAGTCATTTAAGTTCTTTCTGATGTCGCTTCATCTTCAAACCTCGCTTCTAGCTCCTCAATCACTTCCAGAATATTCTCATTCTCATGTGCCTTGTAGCCAAATTCTAAAATAGTCCGCGCTGACTGCTGGCGGGCGTAGGGGCTAACAGATTCATCCAGCATAATCTCCCGCAAAACCTCAACTGCTTCAGTGCTTGCGGACTGTAAAAGCGCCGTAGCCTGTTGCATAACATTGTTTCTAGCTTCACGGTAAGCCCTGCGAAAAGTAAGAGACTTTAGATAACCATGCCCCGTTGTCCGTCCGATTCCAGCTTTTTTTGCCGCTTCCTCAACGCTTTTAGATTCCAACAAAGCTAGCATGAATCTATGTTGTCTTGGCGTTAGTTTATCCGTCACTCAATCGGTACTCCCAGCTTATTCCAAATTCAAAGCGGTATCAAAATGATTCACATAGCTATCTACCGCTTGGGCTATACCCTCATCAGCAATCACCAAAGTAAAGGCCAAATCGCTTGCGCTACCTAAACTATCAGCAATTTCGGCCGCTTGATAATAATCTGCATATTGCTTAAGCGTTTCTATCGTATTGGATAACCTGTCTTCCTTCAAGATATATTGGGGGAGTTCAATTTTGTTTTCAGTTGCTATTTCATGAATTTTTTTAACCGCTAACGGATTCTTTTTATACCGCTCTAAATAACCTTTAATTTCTCCCTCGTTAACCGCCATTGTACCCAACAAGGTTAATTCAGCTACATTATCGGCTGTAACTGTTTCATATTCCGCTTTGATTTTCTCTTTTTCGGATTGCTCAAAAGCTGATAACTTATTTTTGATTGAATTATACTCCGCCGTGCTATATGCTTCAGCTTCTTTTCTAAAATTTGATAAACGTAAATCTGCTTCTGATTGATACATCGTCTGTTCTCGAACTTTTTTATATAAATCAGTTTTTAAACTCTGATACGCTTCGATTTGTTGCTGTTTATAAACGCCTAATTTTGCAATCTGCGCTTGGATTTGTTGTAGTGTCATTGTCTTGTACCTCCATTTTACAATTTTAAGCAAGAATAAATTAAAGCCCTGCTTCTTCGATAAATATATCTTTCCAATGATTCATGTGGATATCCTTTGCTTTCTCATCCCAACGTTTCCCAGTTCCAGGCGTTGAGTAATGTTGAAAAGTTACAATCCCATTCGTGCCATAAAATTGCGCTCTAGCATACGGTGGAGTCCATTCAATGGCACGACCTCCTTCAACAACATGCCCAGAAGCACGCAAATGCCCATCAGAATACGGATCAGATGACGGCACAAAGTAATTCATATCCGCTAGCATTTGTTTTGCCATTTCCGTCCGAGCCTTCACAAAGTTTTTTTCACTTAATTTGGCTGTAACACCATCTAAATCAACCTTAATACGTATTGACATTGTCTTCCTCTCTTGAATAAAAAATAAAGAGGCATGACAAAGAGTGCTAAACTCTAATATCATGCCTCTAGTTTTCTAGTCAGCAATTAAATTTTTTCTTTTCGCCTTGTTTCCACCTGTATAGGTTGGCTATCCTGCATTGTAATAATTAAACTCCCATACGCTGGCAACCTTGCTGATTTTATTATACCATCTTTTTGGTATAATACGCAACCATTATTCAGTAATTTTCTTAAATCATCAATAGTGCTCATTTGTATCTTCACCCCCTCCCATCTGTTCCATTTTGTTTAATTTTGTTCGCTTTTGCTGTGTCGCATGCTTCGGCTATTCGCTCAAAAACGCTGTTCAAGTTTCGGCTGTGCTGATAGGTTACACAAAGCTCTCCCTTGCGATAGTCAATTCGATAGTGTGGACGCTTAAACGTGCCAACTAAGTAGCCAATAATGGCGTGCTTACACGCTAACATATCCGCCACGAATTGAAAATGTCTATAATAGTGCCGTACGGTCATACTGCTCCTTTCTTATATGTATTTGCGATCCGCTCTAGGTTCTCAGTCAAATCCCTATCCGCTTCATACTCTGCCACCAGTCGCCAACCTGTCTCTAATTTGGTCAAGCTGGTTTCGATGTCTGGTTGGGCATACAAGCCAATGATATAGCCCTGTATCCCTAACTTGATTCTATCAATTGTGTCAAAGCATGTCGCTCCTGTTTGATAGTGGTAACGGTTCATTAAAACATGCTCAAATTGTTTCATATGTCTCCTTCTAGGTTATTTTTCTCCTTTTTGTAGCTTTGGAGCATTAAGTGTGCATTAGAAGCGGGGAATTGCTACAGCGTCTCCGCCTTACTCTCCCAAGGGTTTAGGGCATTTTTGTAGCTATTGTAGCATGAAATTCAGTAAAAAACTTTTTATAGATATATCCCCACTTCTAGCCCCCTTCTCTTATATATTATTTATATTATTATATTGCTACAAATAGCTACAATAGGGTTAAACCCTTGATATACCTGACTTTTTCGCTGTAGCATATCTGTAGCATCTCTGTAGCAATTAGTAGCATTAACGCCTTATTTTAAAATAGTAGTGAGTTGGTTTCCCATTCTTCCATAGTCTTTTTTTGGCTTCTGACCGTTCCCAGTCCTTGTGATTATCTAGTACATCCCTCGCTTTTTGGCTATAGCGTCCCCCTCGTCCCTTGGTTGGATTTTCGTTAAAGACAACATAGGCAACTTCGTTAGGCGTTGTCAGCTCAAGCTGAGCAGACCCAAATGCAAGCGGGTATTCCTTGTATTGCTGGTTATCGTCTAAAGGCTCTTGCAGATGTTTTAGAAAATACTGACGGCGTTCATGTGGTGATAGCTCGTACCAGTCTATCGGCGGATAAAAATAGCCCAAATACTCTAAAATCGCTTCTTTTTCTGGATCTTCCACCTTGTAAGCTTCTTGAATTTGCTCTAGCTCCTTATCTAGTTCCGTTGAGACGGTCAGGGGTTGCCCTTTATCGTACCACGCTTTAGCCTCTGCCAACACTTGCAAGAAGTAGCCTTCTTCCTTCTCCATCGGGTGACAAGCGACATCATTAACTCCGCATTGGAGAGGATAAAAACGTCGCTCCTTGCCCTCGTCCTTTAGAAAGCCTTTGGCGTTTGATGTCCCGATGAAAACGCAATGGCGCTCCACCTTTTCAGGCTTTCTGCCATATAGCGCCCGAATATCATCACTAGAAGCGCTGATGAAGTTCTTAACAGCTTCAATAGCCGTCTTTTTAAAGCCCTTCAGCTCTCCGAATTCAATCACCGCATTTGTCTGTAAAATACGATAGTCTTCTGTATGGTCGCCAAATTTCCGGACGCTATCCGAATGAAAGTCAGGCAACAAGCGCTTGGTAGCTGTACTTTTCCCCAAACCTTGCCCGCCGGTCAAAATCGGCACAATTTCAAACTTAATTCCAGGCTGATAAATGCGGGCAACTAAACCCGTCAACCATAATCTTGTGACCTCACGGGCGTAGCTTGTATCGGGACAACCTAGCAAGTCTATAAAATACCGTTCCGCCCGTTCTACTCCGTCCCATCGTTGCGACTCTATACGGTCTTTTACGGGGTGATAAGTGTTTTCTTTTGCGACTTTCAAAATCGCTATTTCTACATTCTCCCTAGTTGGCGCAAAGCCGTATTTTTCATCGATGAAAGCAATGGCTAATTTTGTATCCTCGTCACTCCATAAGCCCTTGTTTGTCCCCCACGGGGTTAACTCAGTCTTTTCAATTGCCTTTGAAAAATCGTTGTATCTAACGCCCTTGAAAATACTTTTATGCTGTTCAAAAACCAAAATAACATTATAGGGGCTTCTGGCTGGTATCTTTGATTTTCCATACGTCCGAAAGGCGGGGATCACTTCTTGATAGGCTGTTTCTGTTTCGCCTTGTGTCGTTTCCTTTTCGTCTTGCTGGATAATAGTGTCTACGATTTCTTTTTTATCCAAACTCTACCCCCTTATAGATTTTTCTTGCGGTTGTTAGAAAATAGCTTGCCAATTCTATCCGCTTCACAATAGCGCTAAATAAGCTGGTCAACTGCTCAAAATCGTAACCATGTAGAAACATCAGGCGGATAAAATAGGCCGTGTCCTGCTCTGTATATAAGCCGTTTGCGATGGTGTCAAATATCCACCCGCCAAGCTCCAGCCCAAGGCCCTGCCGTGCTTGCTCCAGTCTATGGCGTTCCAAATCCTCCAACACCTCTACAAGGTCAGCACCTGCCATAGCAAGCGGTAGATCTCTGACCAGTTGCCAATGGTTTTCTGTGACCGCGTCCGCTAGGTGAACGATAATACCCTTATAACTAAAATCCATCAGCCCAACGCCTGACGGCAACAAGTATACAAATTTATAATAGTTCCCCTTTTTTAATGCTCTGGTCGGATTCTTCTTCAAAAAGCCAAAAAATGATAACTTGTCACGGTGTAAGGTTAATTCTAGTAAGTCATACATTATCTACCCCCAAAAAAATCAAAACATCAGCGATTTTATAGAATACCTTACGTGTATCATCTATCGGCGGTTCATAGCGTTTTAAGCCTGCGCGTTCCCAACGTTGCAAGGTTTTCCATTTTATCCCTAATTCGTCCTGCACCTCTTGGGCTGTCATCAATCCCAATATTTTAGGCTTTGGCTTGTTGTAGTGTTCCAGAAAGGCACTAACGGCCTTTAGGTTCTGTTCTAGTAGTCTTTGTTCATAGCCTGTACTAAAAATACCTTCGTCCATGTTACCCCCCTAGTTGTATCTTTTACCCGCTAATTGAATATACGCCCCATAGTTGGGATTTTGTAGCTTCCTAGTATCTTTAGCGTCTTCTTCCACCGGCTTCTTTTTAGGCTCTACATCAATCTCAAAATGCCCCAAATCACGCCATAAAAAGATGTTCACAATACCTAGGATAATCACAAGGGCTAATAGTTGTTCGATCGGCAAATCAAGCTCATATATTATCATTTTTACGTTTCCTTTCTTGTCTGATTCCTGCTAGCTTTCCCATCTGGAAAACATGCAAGACGGCGAACGCTACACTATTTGTTCGCTTGCGGCATTCGTGGTAGAAGTCTATAACTTCAAAGTCTTCGGTGTTTACTTCTTGTCTATCTGCTATATCATTCAACTCTTGAAAATTCATTCTTTTATCACCTCTTCAATAATTTTATAGTGTTCACTGGCCAACCGTTGCAAGTCGTTCATGGCTAGATTGATAATATTCGCATAACTCTCTTTTAAGGCGATAAAACCATAATAGCCTTCATCGCTCTTCTTGGCGTTTTCTAGCCAACGTCTGACAATATCCAAGGCACTGACCGCCGTCATCATGTCACTTGTTAAACTTTCATAGTTGTCTGCAATTTGTTCTGTTGTCATTTTGCTTTTTCCCTCTCTTTTCGACATTCTTGTCGTAAAGTCGCTAAACAAGGCCGTAGAATGGCAATGTCAGCGTCTGTTTTTTCCGTTTTTTTACTGTTTACTATCCGATTTTTTTACCGCCGTTTTTAAGGTTGGCGCTCCCTGTATTTTTGTGATATAATGGAAATACTAAAACCCCTTTAACAACGGCTTGCCTGCTGTGTTAAATTGTATTTTAGTTAGTTCCTGAAGGCTAGTAAGTTTGGTCGCTCGCTAGGCCTTTTTTTGTTGCCAATTTTTTACGGCTACTTCGTGATGTATTCTGTTTTCTAAGCGGTGAAAATCCTTGATAAACGTTTCTTTGTCTAGCTCTCCGTGCCAATATTTGCTAATAAGCATCACTGACCGCTGATATAGTCTTGGTAGATGTTCAACCATTGCTACTTACCTCCTGCCATGGTAGTGTAAAGCCTATTTGTTCCTCGTAAAGTTTGGCAAAATTAACAGCAGACTTTTGTAGACTGTTCAAAATCTTATAGCGCAATTGCCTAGCCTTTACTTTGTCGCTTGCCTTGAGTTGTCCAGACTGTAGATCATCTTCTAAGCCGTA
Protein-coding sequences here:
- a CDS encoding virulence-associated E family protein, encoding MDKKEIVDTIIQQDEKETTQGETETAYQEVIPAFRTYGKSKIPARSPYNVILVFEQHKSIFKGVRYNDFSKAIEKTELTPWGTNKGLWSDEDTKLAIAFIDEKYGFAPTRENVEIAILKVAKENTYHPVKDRIESQRWDGVERAERYFIDLLGCPDTSYAREVTRLWLTGLVARIYQPGIKFEIVPILTGGQGLGKSTATKRLLPDFHSDSVRKFGDHTEDYRILQTNAVIEFGELKGFKKTAIEAVKNFISASSDDIRALYGRKPEKVERHCVFIGTSNAKGFLKDEGKERRFYPLQCGVNDVACHPMEKEEGYFLQVLAEAKAWYDKGQPLTVSTELDKELEQIQEAYKVEDPEKEAILEYLGYFYPPIDWYELSPHERRQYFLKHLQEPLDDNQQYKEYPLAFGSAQLELTTPNEVAYVVFNENPTKGRGGRYSQKARDVLDNHKDWERSEAKKRLWKNGKPTHYYFKIRR